Proteins co-encoded in one Streptomyces roseochromogenus subsp. oscitans DS 12.976 genomic window:
- a CDS encoding BlaI/MecI/CopY family transcriptional regulator, with the protein MHHPREDEAGGASGRRARGELESNVLAALWSADGPLTARQVLERLPGDLAYTTVLTILSRLYDKGMLVRHREGRGYAYEPARDEASHTAQRMKSLLEGGSDREAVLTRFVSELSQRDERLLHQLLSGHESRDGAGNWDEKG; encoded by the coding sequence GTGCACCACCCCAGGGAGGACGAGGCCGGCGGCGCATCCGGCAGGCGGGCCCGCGGCGAACTCGAGAGCAACGTGCTCGCCGCCCTCTGGTCCGCCGACGGTCCGCTGACCGCGCGCCAGGTCCTGGAGCGCCTGCCGGGCGATCTGGCCTACACCACCGTGCTGACGATCCTGTCCCGGCTGTACGACAAGGGGATGCTGGTCCGGCACAGGGAGGGCCGTGGATACGCCTACGAGCCGGCCCGCGACGAGGCGTCCCACACCGCACAGCGCATGAAGTCACTCCTGGAGGGCGGCTCCGACCGCGAGGCGGTGCTGACCCGATTCGTCTCCGAGCTGTCCCAACGGGACGAGCGACTGCTGCACCAGCTGCTGTCCGGGCACGAGAGCCGCGACGGCGCCGGGAACTGGGACGAGAAGGGGTGA
- a CDS encoding NAD-dependent epimerase/dehydratase family protein, with translation MSLYVVIGFGPAGAATARLLVEKGHSVRVVTKSGRSPEPGIEHLAFDAADRTRLSEAAQGAAAIFNCAGPPYHRWTDEWPPLASSLCAAAEASGAVLVMLGNLYGYGPVDGPMTEELPLAATSRKGRIRAAVWQQARELHEQGRIKAVEVRASDFFGPGVTDGGHLAERVMPRLLRGKPVSTFGDPDAPHSWCYLPDVARALVEVAGAEQAWGRAWHVPNEPARSAREMADLLAAESGTGPVAVRPLPPAVLAVASLLSPLIREMKEIRYQFDRPFVVDASAYEAAFKVRATPLDEQVKATVDWWRDRLAGTA, from the coding sequence GTGAGTCTTTACGTCGTCATAGGATTCGGGCCCGCCGGAGCGGCCACCGCTCGACTACTGGTCGAAAAGGGGCATTCGGTACGGGTCGTGACTAAGTCGGGCCGAAGCCCCGAGCCCGGCATCGAGCATCTCGCGTTCGACGCGGCGGACCGCACGCGGCTGAGCGAGGCCGCGCAGGGAGCGGCCGCGATCTTCAACTGTGCCGGACCGCCCTACCACCGCTGGACGGACGAGTGGCCGCCGCTGGCCTCCTCGCTCTGCGCGGCGGCCGAGGCGAGCGGCGCCGTCCTGGTCATGCTGGGCAACCTCTACGGCTACGGCCCGGTGGACGGCCCCATGACCGAGGAACTCCCGCTCGCGGCGACCAGCCGCAAGGGGCGGATCCGCGCCGCCGTCTGGCAGCAGGCCCGGGAACTGCACGAACAGGGCCGGATCAAGGCGGTCGAGGTGCGGGCCTCGGACTTCTTCGGGCCCGGTGTGACCGATGGCGGGCACCTGGCCGAACGGGTCATGCCGCGGCTGCTGCGCGGCAAGCCGGTCTCCACGTTCGGGGACCCGGATGCCCCGCACAGCTGGTGCTACCTCCCCGACGTGGCCCGCGCCCTGGTCGAGGTCGCGGGTGCGGAACAGGCGTGGGGCCGGGCCTGGCACGTACCGAACGAGCCCGCCCGGTCCGCTCGGGAGATGGCCGACCTCCTCGCCGCCGAGTCGGGAACGGGGCCGGTCGCGGTGCGCCCGCTCCCGCCGGCCGTGCTCGCCGTCGCGTCGCTGCTCTCCCCGCTGATCCGCGAGATGAAGGAGATCCGGTACCAGTTCGACCGTCCCTTCGTGGTCGACGCGAGCGCGTACGAAGCCGCCTTCAAGGTACGGGCCACCCCGCTGGACGAGCAGGTCAAGGCGACTGTGGACTGGTGGCGTGACCGACTGGCCGGTACCGCGTGA
- a CDS encoding M56 family metallopeptidase produces MLISVYVPLAVTAVLTVCAPRLARRLAPRPAAWALACTALVTTVGWAGSLALLAFTGIAQIPEVAAEGRWSVPALRAEDPVLLDVAVISAFVLLAGTASLLLAAVRQARHLLWARRECARLSGDSELVVVDDDTPHAFALPGAPGRIVVSRGMLRCLDNEEREALLAHERAHLRGRHHVFQSLWRLAAALNPLLRPLAAAGGFALERWADEEAAARVGSRRVVARAVGRAALASSPRTASPPHLAVTGGPVPQRVRALLAPPPPRRTLPIAAGALLLTLCCAGLANATSDSDKMLDDAQRAQCATSLTQPSASGPEDPHLRPPHGCCEHRMRGGHAEHLG; encoded by the coding sequence GTGCTGATCAGCGTCTACGTTCCGCTCGCCGTCACGGCCGTACTGACCGTGTGCGCACCGCGGTTGGCTCGTCGGCTCGCCCCGCGTCCCGCGGCCTGGGCACTGGCGTGCACCGCGCTGGTGACGACGGTCGGCTGGGCGGGCTCACTGGCTCTCCTGGCGTTCACCGGGATCGCCCAGATCCCCGAGGTGGCGGCGGAGGGCCGTTGGTCGGTGCCGGCGCTGCGGGCCGAGGATCCGGTCCTGCTCGACGTCGCGGTCATCAGCGCCTTCGTCCTGCTGGCGGGCACCGCCTCCCTGCTCCTCGCCGCCGTACGACAGGCCCGCCACCTCCTGTGGGCCCGGCGCGAGTGTGCTCGCCTGTCCGGCGACAGCGAGCTGGTCGTCGTCGACGACGACACTCCGCACGCCTTCGCCCTGCCCGGTGCGCCCGGACGCATCGTGGTGTCACGCGGCATGCTGCGCTGCCTCGACAACGAGGAACGCGAGGCCCTGCTGGCACACGAACGGGCCCATCTGCGCGGCCGGCACCACGTGTTCCAGAGTCTGTGGCGACTGGCCGCGGCCCTCAACCCGCTGCTGCGTCCCCTGGCCGCAGCCGGCGGCTTCGCCCTGGAGCGCTGGGCCGACGAGGAGGCGGCGGCGCGGGTCGGCAGCCGGCGGGTCGTCGCCCGCGCCGTCGGACGGGCCGCTCTAGCGTCCTCACCCCGCACGGCGAGCCCCCCGCACCTCGCCGTCACCGGCGGCCCCGTACCCCAACGGGTCCGAGCCCTCCTGGCCCCTCCCCCGCCTCGCCGCACCCTCCCCATCGCCGCCGGAGCCCTGCTGCTGACCCTTTGCTGCGCCGGCCTGGCCAACGCCACCTCCGACAGCGACAAGATGCTCGACGACGCACAACGCGCCCAATGCGCCACGTCGCTCACCCAGCCAAGCGCCTCGGGGCCCGAAGACCCCCACCTCAGGCCGCCGCACGGCTGCTGCGAGCACCGCATGCGGGGCGGGCACGCGGAACATCTCGGCTGA
- a CDS encoding toxin, with the protein MRGVRKGRAADQDRRSQLKRLRKAGAQRIIELDLPEVSDVAELCRHLSEIRDRPITLVPMQMPASHPCGIWVAARDEDLIFYDANTTSAHQEHIILHELGHIICCHRGAGWLDEASARLLFPNLDPDLVRDMLLRATYDDVQEQEAEIIAYLLSQRVGSTAERHGAPAAGDTAGPQDAADAGKTAMLSRIERTLI; encoded by the coding sequence GTGAGGGGCGTCAGGAAGGGCCGCGCGGCCGACCAGGACCGCCGCAGCCAGCTCAAGCGGCTCCGGAAGGCCGGCGCCCAGCGGATCATCGAACTCGATCTGCCCGAGGTCTCCGACGTCGCCGAACTCTGCCGCCACCTCAGCGAGATCCGGGACCGTCCGATCACCCTGGTCCCGATGCAGATGCCCGCGTCACACCCGTGCGGCATATGGGTCGCCGCCCGCGACGAGGACCTGATCTTCTACGACGCCAACACGACCAGCGCGCATCAGGAGCACATCATCTTGCACGAGCTGGGTCACATCATCTGCTGCCACCGCGGGGCGGGTTGGCTGGACGAGGCGAGTGCCCGCCTCCTCTTCCCCAACCTCGACCCCGACCTCGTGCGTGACATGCTCCTGCGCGCGACCTACGACGACGTCCAGGAGCAGGAGGCGGAGATCATCGCCTATCTGCTCTCCCAACGGGTGGGCAGCACCGCGGAACGGCACGGCGCACCCGCGGCCGGGGACACCGCAGGGCCCCAGGATGCCGCGGACGCCGGGAAGACCGCCATGCTCAGCCGGATCGAACGCACCCTGATCTGA
- a CDS encoding aminotransferase class I/II-fold pyridoxal phosphate-dependent enzyme: MACRFPGARNVNEYWRLLTDPQAQFSPVPDSRWRTAAFLSDSLRDSSAAYTDTMALLPDVGHFDAAHYGIPPRRAKSMDPQHRLLIDLAREAIQDAGWETEGFDREETSVITSLTESGYREISLMQIRMRQLAGGEFGARSADPRWPEMVRAVDGLHGTSVAGLLLNMGPNTISSVFDLHGESYALDSACSGGLMAVANAVFALRAGRCRIALAGGAQLVLTPDLLVGLCRIGAISRSGRCLPFGAQADGFVLGEGAGILVLRPLADALAAGDRVYAVIRGVGTANDGTVQGGLHPQAAGQLRTLRRAYRDAGVPLDSVGYLEAHGTGTAVGDPVELGVLRELRGVRSAPAFLGAVKAVVGHSLNAAGMAGLIKTVLAVQRGVVPPQPEFDLADRAGLDAAGLTVPTAPARWPGSGHPRRAGVSAFGFGGTGVHVVVEEPPAAPARPAPEGRPHLLVLSARDRAGLARYAREVSDTIVGERLPLAGVADTLARRAALPERLALVAEDAADAVAKLTAAADAVAAGRTGTPDGLAEHAVGGAGLRPEGERIPPCTLPPSPLAPRRHWVVNDSARDAAETPPAEDTSAVAETSPAKDTPTVVETPAQALAMAGQVRSAQHAQIAPPGPALAVAPGTGTAAAASLVLEEVSRTGVFPLSDLSEPMALVADLGFDSLMLQELEVNIGKRIPGFRTDEMFQPGLTIERLIALVDPHLMEPPAAGAPLPRQTEAHWDAATACVDDFPEVGRFEDLLTSIADTGADFPYFRVHQGTIRDTTVIGGRPYLSFGSYNYLGLSGHPAVNEAVHQAIDRYGTSVSASRVLSGERDLTVRLERALAAFLGVGDCLALVSGHATNVTAIGHLVGAGDLVVHDALAHDSILQGITLSGAARRPFAHEDIGQLEHVLRRNRSRFRRVLIAVEGAYSMDGDVVDLPAVVELKKRYGALLMVDEAHSIGTVGERGRGVGEFHGVDRADVDLWMGTLSKSFASCGGYLGGSARMVRWLRHTLPGFVYSVGLTPANAAAALAAIELIEAEPHRVRTLRRNADLFRGLATEAGLATGSSAHTPIVPCLLGGSARTLRVADRLFDRGVIADPIFHPAVEEGLARLRFFVTSEHHEDDIRRAVAILAEEVAAAGG; the protein is encoded by the coding sequence ATGGCCTGCCGCTTCCCCGGGGCACGGAACGTCAACGAGTACTGGCGGCTCCTCACCGACCCGCAGGCGCAGTTCTCCCCCGTTCCCGACTCGCGGTGGCGCACCGCCGCCTTCCTCAGCGACAGCCTCCGCGACTCCTCCGCGGCCTACACGGACACCATGGCGCTGCTGCCGGACGTGGGCCACTTCGACGCGGCGCACTACGGCATCCCGCCACGGCGGGCGAAGTCCATGGACCCCCAGCACCGGCTGCTGATCGACCTCGCCCGTGAGGCGATCCAGGACGCGGGGTGGGAGACCGAGGGCTTCGACCGCGAGGAGACCTCGGTGATCACCTCGCTCACCGAGAGCGGCTACCGCGAGATCTCCCTCATGCAGATCCGGATGCGGCAGCTGGCCGGCGGGGAGTTCGGGGCGCGGTCGGCTGATCCCCGCTGGCCGGAGATGGTCCGCGCGGTCGACGGGCTGCACGGCACGTCCGTGGCCGGGCTCCTGCTCAACATGGGACCGAACACGATCAGCTCGGTCTTCGATCTGCACGGCGAGAGCTATGCGCTGGACTCGGCGTGTTCCGGCGGGCTGATGGCCGTCGCCAACGCCGTCTTCGCGCTGCGTGCCGGCCGCTGCCGGATCGCCCTCGCCGGTGGTGCGCAACTGGTCCTCACCCCCGACCTGCTGGTCGGGCTGTGCCGGATCGGCGCCATCTCGCGCAGCGGCCGGTGCCTGCCGTTCGGCGCGCAGGCCGACGGCTTCGTCCTGGGAGAGGGTGCCGGAATCCTGGTGCTGCGGCCGCTGGCCGACGCGCTGGCGGCCGGCGACCGGGTCTACGCGGTGATCCGCGGGGTGGGCACGGCCAACGACGGGACCGTGCAGGGCGGTCTGCATCCTCAGGCGGCCGGCCAGCTCCGTACGCTGCGCCGGGCCTACCGGGACGCGGGCGTGCCCCTGGACTCGGTGGGCTACCTGGAGGCGCACGGCACCGGGACCGCGGTCGGCGATCCGGTCGAACTCGGTGTGCTGCGCGAACTGCGCGGTGTGCGCAGCGCCCCCGCCTTCCTCGGCGCGGTGAAGGCGGTGGTCGGGCACTCGCTCAACGCCGCGGGGATGGCCGGGCTCATCAAGACCGTGCTGGCCGTGCAGCGGGGAGTGGTACCGCCGCAGCCGGAGTTCGACCTGGCCGACCGGGCCGGTCTCGACGCCGCGGGGCTGACCGTCCCGACGGCGCCGGCCCGATGGCCGGGATCCGGCCATCCGCGCCGGGCGGGAGTGAGCGCCTTCGGCTTCGGTGGCACCGGCGTCCACGTAGTGGTGGAGGAGCCCCCAGCGGCACCTGCCCGCCCGGCACCGGAGGGCAGGCCGCACCTCCTCGTCCTCAGTGCCCGTGACCGGGCCGGGCTGGCTCGTTACGCCCGGGAAGTGTCCGACACCATCGTCGGCGAGCGGCTTCCGCTGGCCGGGGTGGCGGACACCCTGGCCCGCCGGGCCGCGCTTCCGGAACGCCTCGCCCTGGTGGCTGAGGACGCCGCCGATGCCGTTGCCAAGCTGACCGCGGCGGCCGACGCCGTGGCGGCGGGCCGGACCGGAACGCCGGACGGGCTCGCCGAGCACGCGGTCGGCGGCGCAGGGCTCCGTCCGGAAGGGGAGCGGATACCCCCGTGCACCCTGCCGCCCAGCCCGCTCGCCCCGCGCCGCCACTGGGTGGTGAACGACTCCGCCCGCGATGCCGCGGAGACTCCGCCGGCCGAGGACACTTCCGCCGTCGCGGAGACTTCCCCCGCCAAGGACACCCCCACCGTCGTGGAGACTCCCGCCCAGGCCCTCGCAATGGCCGGACAGGTGCGATCCGCTCAGCACGCCCAGATCGCCCCGCCCGGGCCGGCGCTCGCGGTGGCGCCGGGGACCGGCACCGCGGCCGCCGCCTCCCTCGTACTCGAAGAGGTCTCGCGGACCGGCGTCTTCCCCCTCTCCGACCTGAGCGAGCCGATGGCCCTGGTGGCCGACCTCGGCTTCGACTCCCTGATGCTGCAGGAGCTGGAGGTCAACATCGGCAAGCGGATACCGGGCTTCCGCACCGACGAGATGTTCCAGCCCGGCCTCACCATCGAGCGCCTGATCGCGCTGGTCGACCCGCATCTCATGGAGCCGCCGGCCGCGGGGGCGCCACTGCCCCGGCAGACCGAGGCCCACTGGGACGCCGCCACCGCGTGCGTCGACGACTTCCCCGAGGTGGGGCGGTTCGAGGACCTGCTGACCTCGATCGCCGACACGGGTGCCGACTTCCCGTACTTCCGGGTGCACCAGGGCACCATCCGTGACACCACGGTGATCGGCGGCCGGCCGTACCTGTCCTTCGGAAGCTACAACTACCTGGGACTCTCCGGCCATCCGGCGGTCAACGAGGCCGTGCACCAGGCGATAGACCGGTACGGCACATCGGTCTCCGCCAGCCGGGTGCTCTCCGGCGAACGGGACCTGACCGTACGGCTGGAGCGGGCGCTGGCCGCCTTCCTCGGCGTCGGGGACTGCCTGGCCCTGGTCAGCGGTCACGCCACCAACGTCACCGCGATAGGCCACCTGGTCGGCGCCGGGGACCTCGTGGTGCACGACGCGCTGGCCCACGACAGCATCCTCCAGGGCATCACCCTGTCCGGCGCGGCGCGGCGCCCGTTCGCCCACGAGGACATCGGTCAGCTGGAACACGTGCTGCGCCGGAACCGGTCCCGCTTCCGGCGGGTGCTGATCGCCGTCGAGGGCGCGTACAGCATGGACGGCGACGTGGTCGACCTGCCCGCCGTGGTCGAGCTGAAGAAGCGCTACGGCGCCCTGCTGATGGTCGACGAGGCGCACAGCATCGGCACGGTGGGCGAACGCGGCCGCGGCGTCGGTGAGTTCCACGGCGTCGACCGTGCCGACGTGGACCTGTGGATGGGCACCCTCTCCAAGTCCTTTGCCAGTTGCGGCGGTTACCTCGGTGGCTCGGCCCGGATGGTGCGGTGGCTGCGGCACACACTGCCGGGCTTCGTCTACAGCGTCGGCCTGACCCCGGCCAACGCGGCCGCGGCGCTGGCCGCCATCGAGCTGATCGAGGCGGAACCGCACCGGGTGCGCACGCTGCGGCGGAACGCGGATCTCTTCCGCGGCCTGGCCACCGAGGCCGGTCTGGCGACCGGCTCCAGCGCCCACACGCCGATCGTGCCCTGTCTCCTCGGCGGCTCGGCGCGTACTCTGCGCGTCGCGGACCGGCTGTTCGACCGTGGTGTGATTGCCGACCCGATCTTCCACCCCGCCGTGGAGGAGGGGCTCGCCCGGCTGCGGTTCTTCGTCACCAGCGAGCACCACGAGGACGACATCCGACGGGCCGTGGCGATCCTGGCCGAGGAGGTGGCGGCCGCGGGCGGATGA
- a CDS encoding MAB_1171c family putative transporter — translation MNSIRTLCFVIAALSSYAALVYRLTQVRHSWRDNAYRTLVITLLLQCLTFTMGAVAMGSERFLGVGNLAILVMHVSAVAFCVSSQIILLRWATAAEEAVRKTRYWLIAGIALNALLIGLFLIADGPGRPASDFNSGSGQPLVLTYLLVFIVSQAVPCVTIFRQCGPYARMTDKAELRQALHLLSVAAMVLFLYCLSRTVNILTSACGFDIGVWQLAANVFSAVGIATLSLALTISSWGPSAGKLLEWARSYRSYRALYPLWRDLYESSPDILLEPPGASVSDLNYRLHRRVIEIRDGWRDLRPYIERTAGGTPGADRGASDESRQALAEAAQIRQALHAKRVGVVPDDNKDAGDFEDRDTNNFTAEVDWLTKVAYAYRKL, via the coding sequence GTGAACTCCATTAGAACCCTCTGCTTCGTCATAGCGGCGCTCTCGTCGTATGCCGCGCTCGTCTACCGGCTCACCCAGGTGCGTCACAGCTGGCGGGACAACGCCTACCGCACCCTGGTGATCACGCTGCTGTTGCAGTGCCTCACCTTCACGATGGGCGCCGTCGCCATGGGAAGCGAGCGCTTCCTGGGCGTCGGCAACCTCGCCATCCTCGTGATGCACGTCTCGGCGGTCGCTTTCTGCGTCAGCTCGCAGATCATCCTGCTGCGCTGGGCGACCGCCGCCGAGGAGGCGGTGCGCAAGACCCGCTACTGGCTGATCGCCGGTATCGCCCTCAACGCGCTGCTGATCGGGCTCTTCCTGATCGCCGACGGCCCGGGGCGGCCGGCCTCGGACTTCAACAGCGGCAGCGGTCAGCCGCTGGTCCTCACCTACCTCTTGGTCTTCATCGTCTCCCAAGCGGTTCCGTGCGTCACCATCTTCCGCCAGTGCGGCCCCTACGCCCGGATGACCGACAAGGCCGAGCTGCGGCAGGCCCTGCACCTGCTCTCCGTCGCCGCGATGGTCCTCTTCCTCTACTGCCTGTCCAGGACCGTCAACATCCTCACCTCGGCGTGCGGGTTCGACATCGGCGTCTGGCAGCTCGCCGCCAACGTCTTCAGCGCGGTGGGCATCGCCACCCTCTCGCTCGCCCTGACGATCTCCTCCTGGGGACCGTCGGCCGGCAAGCTGCTGGAGTGGGCGCGCAGCTACCGCTCGTACCGGGCGCTGTACCCGCTCTGGCGGGATCTGTACGAGTCCTCCCCGGACATCCTGCTGGAGCCGCCGGGGGCCTCGGTCTCCGACCTCAACTACCGGCTCCACCGCCGGGTCATCGAGATCCGCGACGGATGGCGGGATCTGCGTCCCTACATCGAGCGCACGGCGGGCGGGACGCCCGGCGCGGACCGCGGGGCGAGCGATGAGTCCCGGCAGGCGCTGGCCGAGGCGGCCCAGATCCGGCAGGCCCTGCACGCCAAGCGCGTCGGCGTCGTCCCCGACGACAACAAGGACGCCGGCGACTTCGAGGACCGCGATACGAACAACTTCACGGCGGAAGTCGACTGGCTCACCAAAGTCGCATACGCGTATCGTAAACTCTAG
- a CDS encoding helix-turn-helix domain-containing protein, with amino-acid sequence MSETEDRPKLAVRLDNLFKTVRPKGKHWTNAEVAEELKQANPELRVGGVYLSQLRTGKRSNPSPDLLEALARFFGVSVAYFFDDEVAESVLSQVAAIEALRQAGVRSVAMRAAGMKKENLQAITAIMDQYRQMQGLPPVTDPTEGE; translated from the coding sequence ATGTCCGAGACTGAGGACCGGCCCAAGCTGGCGGTGCGTCTGGACAACCTCTTCAAGACGGTTCGTCCCAAGGGCAAGCACTGGACCAATGCCGAGGTGGCAGAGGAGCTGAAGCAGGCCAACCCCGAACTCCGCGTCGGGGGCGTGTACTTGTCGCAGTTGCGGACGGGCAAGCGGTCCAATCCCTCCCCGGACCTCCTGGAGGCGCTGGCGCGCTTCTTCGGCGTGTCGGTCGCCTACTTCTTCGACGACGAGGTCGCCGAGTCGGTGCTCAGCCAGGTCGCCGCCATCGAGGCGCTGCGGCAGGCGGGCGTCCGCTCGGTGGCGATGCGGGCGGCCGGGATGAAGAAGGAGAACCTCCAAGCCATCACCGCCATCATGGACCAGTACCGGCAGATGCAGGGCCTGCCGCCCGTCACCGACCCCACGGAGGGCGAGTGA